DNA from Musa acuminata AAA Group cultivar baxijiao chromosome BXJ1-5, Cavendish_Baxijiao_AAA, whole genome shotgun sequence:
tttttttaacctttatagggattttaatattttactttGGTAAGTATACGAATCCCAATATAATTTTGGAAAGTATAAAGATCAGAATATTAAATGTAAATAATTACAAgagtaatttataattaacccttatatacataaaaaaaaaaagaaaacaaaaatatttaattaaatctTGATTTAGGTATTTAAGTAGTTCTAAGAGAAGGATCCATAACAAGTCTTAGCTACAGTGACATATAGAAGAGTATTTtagaaagattatttttatgatttgtttGAAATTTTAGAAGATTCATTAATGATTCTAAACAAGTGACAAACAGAACATGCAGGAACAAGAATGACAGAGGGTGTCGGTAAAATATTGTATATAACAAGATCTGTAAGATATATATGGAAGGTTCAAAACCTTGTTGGAAATGGTCCACACATGAGTCTGTGCTGGGTCGTGACAACCTCGTAACCTCAGTGATGCTGAGATTAGAGTCACGGTTCTTCACCATCCGCATCACCACCATCTCCGAGGGGATAGCAAGTCCCCAGTCCACCGGTGCTCCACAGGAACAGTGCATAGCTTCCCCCATGGTGTTGGCTCTCAGGGTCCGCCTGCAATGCCTCCAGGAACATCTCCTCCGAGGCCTCGAGGTCGCCCCGCCCGCGCCACAGGAAGAAAGCGTATCTGCTCATCGCCTCCGCGTCCGCGGGTTCCTGCATCACCGCCCATCTGAAGAAGTACTCCGCCCTGTCACCAAGTACATCAATGGTCAACGATGAGTCCATCTCTCCGAGATGTTGCGTCGGGTTTCACCTGTCGAGATCCTTCTCGTACTGGTACAGGAGCTGCGCGTAGTTGGACAGGATCAAAGAGGTCGTCAGCCCGGATGAGATCATGTTCTCGTAAGCCGCGCGCCGCCGCTTGAAGTCGGGACGTCCACCGTCATAACTTCTAGCTTCTTCGTCTTCGTCGAGGATTCCGACGTCGAACCAGCACCTGGAAGCCGCAGCCTCCGCCGTATCGAATACGATGGCATCTGGAATCTCCCTCTTGCTGGAAGCGGCCAAGAACTCGGACAGGAGAACGAGAAGCCTGACGACGAGATCAGGCGAGGTGCAGAAGACGTTCTGGAAGAGCCAGACGAGGGACTCGGCGGCGTCCTTCGGAGCGCCAGCGCGGGTTTCGCCATCGTAATCGCTGGAGAGAACCGACCTCTGGATCTCCTCCATGGCGTAAGCCAGCGACCACACGGCGCTCCCGATGTCGCCCAGGTCGGTATCGGGAGGCGCCCGCGGGCGGCGGGagttcatcctcttcttcttcagctGCACGAGGCGGAGGGAGAAGGGGATGCCGACAGCGGAACCCTTGATTCGGAAGCCGACGAGCGGCGCATCGCCGGAGGAAGGATGCTTGGGCGCCGCGCCGGGAGGGTGGAGGAGCCATGGGGGTTCAGGGTCGCCAATACGTGGACTCTCCCTGGGCCGTCCGCTGCATGAGCCGCAGACACGTAAGCCGGGGGCTCTTCGTGGAGCAGCAGCCGGACGCTTGAGGGAGAAGTAGGGAACTCCAGGAAAGGAGTTGGGGAGACGAAAAGTCGAGGTGAGGGAGGAGAAGGTGGGCTTCATCTCATGTCGCAAGGGGGATGCGGGGAAGGGGGAGAGAGAGCAGGGGAAGTGGAAGGATTATAGAGGGAAGtatgaggagaggaggaagaatagGAGGAATGCGGAGCCAGGAATGCGGATCGATGACCTGAAACCTCGGTCAAGAACGCTTCATACGATGCCAGCtcacatttctttttctttttctcgagCCCtttctcaagtttttttttttcttttaagaaaatttgtcatttttttcttaataaaattaatatataatataatatctatAACCTCTCTAAATTGTTGGGTCATA
Protein-coding regions in this window:
- the LOC135674949 gene encoding uncharacterized protein LOC135674949; this translates as MKPTFSSLTSTFRLPNSFPGVPYFSLKRPAAAPRRAPGLRVCGSCSGRPRESPRIGDPEPPWLLHPPGAAPKHPSSGDAPLVGFRIKGSAVGIPFSLRLVQLKKKRMNSRRPRAPPDTDLGDIGSAVWSLAYAMEEIQRSVLSSDYDGETRAGAPKDAAESLVWLFQNVFCTSPDLVVRLLVLLSEFLAASSKREIPDAIVFDTAEAAASRCWFDVGILDEDEEARSYDGGRPDFKRRRAAYENMISSGLTTSLILSNYAQLLYQYEKDLDRAEYFFRWAVMQEPADAEAMSRYAFFLWRGRGDLEASEEMFLEALQADPESQHHGGSYALFLWSTGGLGTCYPLGDGGDADGEEP